In a genomic window of Meriones unguiculatus strain TT.TT164.6M chromosome 8, Bangor_MerUng_6.1, whole genome shotgun sequence:
- the LOC132655974 gene encoding olfactory receptor 5M11-like, with protein MLLTNNTEITEFILLGLTDRPELQPLLFVLFLFVYLVTVLGNMGMMALIRLDSRLHTPMYFFLSNLAFVDLCYTSTATPQMLSNFLSDKKSISFVGCFIQCYLFIALLLTEFYILAAMAYDRYVAICNPLRYSVKMSRRVCICLATCPYVYGFSDGLFQAILTFSMTFCKSNVINHFYCADPPLIKLSCSDTYIKENAMLISASFNLSSSLTIILVSYAFIIAAILRIKSAEGRHKAFSTCGSHMMAVTLFYGTLFCMYVRPPTDKTVEESKIIAVFYTFVSPVLNPLIYSLRNKDVKQALKTVLRRNVGSAALMPPGSKKLQL; from the coding sequence ATGCTCCTGACTAACAACACTGAAATTACAGAATTCATTTTACTGGGGCTCACAGATCGCCCAGAACTCCAGCCTCTCCTCTTCGtgctgtttctgtttgtttaccTTGTCACTGTCTTAGGCAACATGGGCATGATGGCCCTGATCAGACTGGATTCCCGCCTTCACAcgcccatgtacttcttcctcagtAACCTGGCATTTGTGGATCTGTGTTACACGTCAACTGCTACCCCACAGATGCTGAGTAATTTCTTATCAGACAAAAAGAGCATTTCCTTTGTTGGCTGCTTTATCCAGTGCTATCTTTTCATTGCTCTTCTCCTCACAGAGTTCTACATTCTTGCAgccatggcctatgaccgctatgtggctaTATGCAATCCTCTGCGTTACAGTGTAAAAATGTCCAGGCGAGTCTGCATCTGCTTGGCCACATGTCCTTATGTTTATGGCTTCTCAGATGGGCTGTTCCAAGCCATCCTGACCTTCAGTATGACCTTCTGTAAATCCAATGTCATCAACCACTTCTACTGTGCTGACCCACCACTCATAAAGCTGTCTTGTTCAGATACTTACATAAAGGAGAATGCCATGTTAATATCGGCAAGCTTTAACCTTTCGAGTTCCCTCACCATCATCCTGGTGTCTTATGCCTTCATTATTGCTGCCATCTTAAGGATCAAATCTGCTGAAGGAAGACACAAGGCTTTCTCCACCTGTGGTTCCCACATGATGGCTGTCACATTGTTTTATGGAACCCtcttctgcatgtatgtaagaCCACCCACTGACAAGACTGTTGAGGAGTCCAAAATAATAGCTGTCTTCTACACCTTTGTGAGTCCAGTGTTGAATCCACTGATCTACAGCCTGAGGAATAAGGATGTGAAGCAGGCCCTGAAGACAGTCCTCAGACGAAATGTTGGCAGTGCAGCACTCATGCCTCCAGGTTCCAAGAAATTGCAACTGTAG
- the LOC110544708 gene encoding olfactory receptor 5M5-like, whose protein sequence is MLKKNYTVVTEFIFLGLTDRAELQPVLFVVFLVIYLITVIGNVSMIFLIRSDSKLHTPMYFFLSHLSFVDLCYATTVAPQMLVNFLSKRKNISFIGCIIQFHFFIALVITDYYMLAVMAYDRYVAICKPLLYTSKMSRGVCLCLVATPYIYGFVNGLVQTVLMLRLTFCGPNEINHFYCADPPLMVLACSDTYVKETAMFVVAGSNLTCSLSIILISYVFIFTDILRIRSAEGRRKAFSTCGSHLTAVTIFYGTLFCMHLRPPSETSVEQGKIVAVFYIFVSPMLNPFIYSLRNKDVKSAIRKIIQK, encoded by the coding sequence ATGTTAAAGAAAAACTACACAGTagtgactgagttcatcttcctggGGCTCACAGATCGAGCAGAACTGCAGCCTGTGCTCTTTGTGGTATTCCTAGTCATCTACCTCATCACTGTGATTGGCAACGTGAGCATGATTTTCTTAATCAGAAGTGACAGCAAGCTCCACactcccatgtacttcttcctcagcCACCTCTCTTTTGTAGATCTCTGTTATGCCACCACGGTTGCTCCTCAGATGTTGGTTAACTTTTTATCCAAGagaaaaaacatttcttttattgGCTGCATTATTCAATTCCACTTTTTTATAGCCCTGGTGATCACAGATTACTATATGCTTGCAGTGATGgcttatgaccgctatgtggccatctgcaaaCCTTTGTTATACACCAGCAAAATGTCCAGAGGTGTCTGCCTCTGTCTTGTGGCCACACCATATATTTATGGCTTTGTTAATGGTCTAGTACAGACCGTCCTGATGCTTCGGTTAACATTCTGTGGACCCAATGAGATCAATCACTTCTACTGTGCAGACCCGCCTCTCATGGTCCTTGCTTGCTCAGACACCTATGTCAAAGAAACTGCCATGTTTGTGGTGGCAGGATCCAACCTCACCTGCTCTCTCTCCATCATCCTCATCTCCTACGTTTTCATCTTCACAGACATCCTGCGAATCCGTTCTGCAGAGGGGAGGCGCAAGGCCTTCTCCACTTGTGGCTCCCATCTGACAGCTGTGACCATCTTTTATGGGACGTTGTTCTGCATGCACCTGAGGCCCCCCTCTGAGACATCTGTAGAACAAGGGAAAATTGTAGCTGTCTTTTATATCTTTGTAAGTCCTATGTTAAACCCATTTATTTATAGTCTAAGAAATAAAGATGTGAAAAGTGCAATAAGGAAAATTATCCAGAAATGA
- the LOC110566962 gene encoding olfactory receptor 5M5-like yields MLKKNYTVVTEFILLGLTDRAELQPVLFMVFLVIYLITVIGNVSMIFLIRSDSKLHTPMYFFLSHLSFVDLCYATNVTPQMLVNFLSKRKTISFIGCFIQFHFFIALVITDYYMLTVMAYDRYMAICKPLLYTSKMSRGVCLSLVAVPYIYGFANGLAQTILMLRLTFCGPNEINHFYCADPPLMVLACSDTYVKETAMFVVAGSNLTCSLSIILISYIFIFTAILRIRSAEGRRKAFSTCGSHLVAVTVFYGTLFCMYLRPPSEKSVEQGKIVAVFYIFVSPMLNPMIYSLRNKDVKRAIRKVVKKEVFMK; encoded by the coding sequence atgttaaagaaaaactaCACAGTGGTGACTGAGTTTATTTTGCTGGGGCTCACAGATCGAGCAGAGCTACAGCCTGTGCTCTTCATGGTATTCCTAGTCATCTACCTCATCACTGTGATTGGCAACGTGAGCATGATTTTCTTAATCAGAAGTGACAGCAAGCTCCACactcccatgtacttcttcctcagcCACCTCTCCTTTGTAGATCTCTGTTATGCTACCAATGTCACCCCTCAGATGTTGGTTAACTTTTTATCCAAGAGAAAAACCATTTCCTTTATTGGCTGCTTCATACAGTTCCACTTTTTTATAGCCCTGGTGATCACAGATTACTATATGCTCACAGTGATGGCATACGATCGCTACATGGCCATCTGCAAACCATTGTTATACACCAGCAAAATGTCCAGAGGTGTCTGCCTCTCTCTTGTAGCTGTACCGTACATTTATGGCTTTGCGAATGGTCTGGCACAGACAATCTTAATGCTTCGGTTAACATTCTGTGGACCCAATGAGATCAATCACTTCTACTGCGCAGACCCGCCTCTCATGGTCCTTGCTTGCTCAGACACCTATGTCAAAGAAACTGCCATGTTTGTGGTGGCAGGATCCAACCTCACCTGCTCTCTCTCCATCATCCTCATCTCCTACATTTTCATCTTCACAGCCATCCTGCGAATCCGTTCTGCAGAGGGGAGGCGCAAGGCCTTCTCCACTTGTGGCTCCCATCTGGTGGCTGTCACTGTTTTTTATGGGACATTGTTTTGTATGTACCTCAGGCCCCCTTCTGAGAAGTCTGTAGAGCAGGGGAAAATTGTAGCtgtcttttatatttttgtaagTCCAATGTTGAACCCTATGATCTATAGCCTCAGAAACAAAGATGTGAAAAGAGCAATAAGGAAAGTTGTCAAGAAGGAAGTATTCATGAAGTAA